From the Deltaproteobacteria bacterium genome, one window contains:
- a CDS encoding PEP-CTERM sorting domain-containing protein, which produces MRTLKILLILALSLAVSNAYAANITIFDKVGSGTGWYGTNEDQEVEPGMVSTQEWDLEAFMKNGAILSMTGGYDFKNGHGDMFSGDIFFDVTGDVQYGTDLGAIYSPGGEVSVNNRWGYDYVLHPVNFATRTQDSTPDNIYELYAIDGNSKVITTFYANPRHNAASNPWKYDLDDPSIHPIGSYSFTYEAGLTDAQTGLSGGSHNRVTIDLSEISDYINPYGPFTVHYTYECGNDNLMGRYPVPEPATMLLLGLGLIGLAGIRKRMRN; this is translated from the coding sequence ATGCGCACACTTAAAATATTGTTGATTCTTGCTCTATCTCTTGCCGTGTCGAACGCATACGCAGCGAATATCACAATCTTTGATAAAGTGGGAAGCGGCACTGGATGGTATGGAACAAATGAAGATCAGGAGGTTGAGCCCGGGATGGTATCCACCCAGGAATGGGACCTCGAAGCGTTCATGAAGAACGGCGCGATACTGTCCATGACAGGCGGTTACGACTTCAAGAATGGTCATGGAGACATGTTTTCTGGAGACATATTCTTCGACGTTACTGGTGACGTACAGTACGGTACGGATTTGGGTGCCATTTATTCGCCTGGCGGAGAGGTGAGTGTAAATAATCGCTGGGGTTATGACTATGTGCTACATCCAGTAAACTTTGCAACCAGAACGCAAGACAGCACACCTGACAATATATACGAACTTTACGCCATAGACGGAAATTCAAAGGTAATAACTACATTTTACGCTAACCCCCGTCACAATGCAGCATCTAATCCGTGGAAGTACGATTTAGATGACCCATCAATACACCCGATAGGCAGTTACTCCTTCACATATGAAGCTGGTTTAACCGATGCTCAGACTGGATTGTCAGGCGGGTCGCACAATCGCGTAACCATAGATCTTAGTGAAATCAGTGACTATATAAACCCGTACGGACCGTTCACTGTCCATTATACGTATGAGTGCGGTAATGACAATTTAATGGGTCGGTACCCCGTCCCCGAACCCGCAACCATGCTGCTTCTTGGCCTTGGTTTGATTGGACTGGCAGGAATCAGGAAAAGGATGAGAAACTAA
- a CDS encoding VTT domain-containing protein: protein METQTSSSSAMKQMPIRPSLREVMAHVSETCTDCGICREECGFLEKYGTPKEIADSYDPGTKEGQVMPFECSLCRLCNAVCPLGLNLSGMFLEMRREAVDRDAGSFPEHAALLDYEKRGMSKRFTWYGLPEGCRTVLFPGCAMPGTRPARTQDLFETLQKQDPTIGIVLDCCGKISHDLGRKQFFRAMFEEMRNYLLSQGVREVLVVCHNCHDIFSRYGDGLNIRTVYEALPGNIVSGALKSHDIVIHDPCGVRFHKDAHAAVRRLVGMTGVASREMNHSAERTLCCGSGAGVNVLSPELADRWLERTWKEAGERRIVTYCCGCAGRLSGKAAVHALDVLCEPEAALVGQSKISGAPFTYLNRLRIKNYFKKKIDTAASRERTYTVSEGKKKGWIGRLAILAVLIAAIVAVRTTGATRYLDQETLRQLIAGYGMLAPLIYMLIYTIAPALLLPGLPITIAGGILFGPFWGVIYTITSATVGACIAFLISRYVARDWVEGKLRSPRWRRLDEGVEKHGWKVVAFTRLIPLFPFNLLNYAFGLTKIGFWPYAVASFICMLPACIAFIVFSSSLLDLIRGKISITFIIGIALVVLVSLIPFFYRQYQKKKGIGDPL, encoded by the coding sequence TTGGAAACACAAACCTCATCATCGTCTGCTATGAAGCAAATGCCCATTCGCCCATCTCTTAGGGAAGTTATGGCGCATGTATCGGAGACATGCACGGACTGCGGCATATGCCGGGAGGAATGCGGTTTTCTCGAAAAATACGGCACGCCGAAGGAAATAGCGGATAGTTATGATCCCGGGACGAAAGAAGGACAGGTCATGCCCTTTGAGTGCAGCCTGTGCCGGCTCTGTAATGCCGTCTGCCCTCTCGGCTTAAATCTCTCCGGGATGTTCCTTGAAATGCGCCGGGAAGCGGTGGATCGTGATGCCGGTTCCTTTCCCGAGCACGCCGCGCTCCTCGATTACGAAAAGCGGGGGATGTCGAAACGGTTCACATGGTATGGACTTCCCGAAGGATGCCGGACTGTCCTTTTCCCGGGATGCGCAATGCCCGGGACACGGCCTGCCAGAACGCAAGATCTTTTTGAGACCCTCCAAAAACAGGATCCGACTATCGGCATCGTCCTCGACTGTTGCGGGAAAATATCCCACGACCTGGGTCGTAAACAGTTCTTTCGAGCAATGTTCGAGGAGATGAGAAATTATCTGCTGTCGCAGGGTGTAAGGGAGGTTCTGGTCGTCTGTCACAACTGCCATGACATCTTCAGCAGATACGGCGACGGCCTGAATATCCGCACGGTCTATGAAGCGCTGCCGGGGAATATTGTTTCCGGCGCCTTGAAAAGCCATGATATCGTGATTCACGACCCGTGCGGCGTACGGTTTCATAAAGACGCCCATGCTGCAGTGCGCCGTCTGGTCGGCATGACGGGCGTCGCCTCCCGGGAAATGAACCATTCAGCGGAACGAACCCTTTGCTGTGGAAGCGGGGCGGGTGTGAATGTCCTGTCGCCCGAACTAGCAGACCGATGGTTGGAACGCACATGGAAGGAAGCGGGAGAACGCCGGATCGTTACCTACTGCTGCGGCTGCGCCGGACGTCTCAGCGGCAAGGCGGCGGTGCATGCCCTCGATGTTCTCTGTGAACCGGAGGCGGCCCTGGTGGGGCAAAGCAAAATCTCCGGAGCGCCCTTTACCTACCTTAACCGGCTCCGCATCAAGAATTACTTTAAAAAGAAGATAGACACAGCCGCTTCCCGGGAGAGAACCTATACGGTGTCGGAAGGGAAGAAGAAAGGGTGGATCGGGCGTCTGGCGATTCTGGCCGTCCTTATAGCTGCCATTGTCGCCGTCCGAACGACAGGCGCCACCCGTTATCTTGATCAGGAAACCCTCCGTCAATTGATTGCGGGGTACGGGATGCTGGCGCCCCTCATCTATATGCTGATCTATACGATTGCGCCGGCTTTGCTCCTGCCCGGTCTCCCCATTACCATCGCCGGGGGGATTCTCTTCGGGCCTTTCTGGGGGGTAATCTACACCATCACCAGCGCGACGGTAGGAGCATGTATTGCCTTTCTCATCTCGCGTTACGTGGCCAGGGACTGGGTCGAGGGCAAGCTCCGGAGCCCCCGGTGGCGCCGCCTTGACGAAGGGGTGGAAAAGCACGGATGGAAGGTCGTGGCCTTTACCCGTCTCATTCCCCTTTTCCCGTTTAACCTTTTGAATTATGCTTTCGGGTTGACAAAGATCGGTTTCTGGCCTTACGCCGTGGCGTCCTTTATCTGCATGCTTCCAGCCTGCATCGCCTTTATCGTCTTTTCCAGTTCGCTCCTGGATTTGATTCGAGGAAAAATCTCGATCACGTTCATTATCGGAATCGCCCTCGTTGTATTGGTTTCCCTGATTCCTTTTTTTTATCGGCAGTATCAGAAGAAGAAAGGCATAGGGGACCCCCTGTGA